A portion of the Halobacterium zhouii genome contains these proteins:
- a CDS encoding FAD-dependent oxidoreductase yields MPRNHDAVVVGGGPAGASAAVFLGRAGLDVLVCDRGRASLDRCAHLENYLGFPGGVSVSTFRDLTRRHLEETGCAYADDHVSSITRVDGDLLVEREEGDPVRTDRVLATTKYGAEYLHALDDGDLFRGADRRHVAADDDGRTAVEGVYAAGPLVGTTDQAIVAAGDGADVATTLVEDWLVDERDFWRAIAVQYWDWVRYDTERTDDRREHIESWVRDSVPDDENVSEERIERVTAFVVEHDRSQFVDDEERTDREEHGREQLRDVLNR; encoded by the coding sequence ATGCCCCGTAACCACGACGCGGTGGTCGTGGGCGGCGGTCCCGCGGGCGCCTCGGCGGCCGTGTTCCTCGGTCGCGCCGGCCTCGACGTGCTCGTCTGTGACCGCGGCCGCGCCTCACTCGACAGGTGCGCGCACCTCGAGAACTACCTCGGGTTCCCGGGCGGCGTCAGTGTCTCGACGTTCCGCGACCTCACCCGTCGCCATCTCGAGGAGACCGGCTGTGCGTACGCGGACGACCACGTCAGCAGTATCACTCGCGTCGACGGCGACCTCCTCGTCGAACGCGAGGAGGGAGACCCAGTTCGCACCGACCGCGTGCTCGCAACCACGAAGTACGGTGCGGAGTACCTCCACGCGCTCGACGACGGCGACCTGTTCCGCGGGGCGGACCGCCGGCACGTTGCCGCGGACGACGACGGAAGAACGGCCGTCGAGGGCGTGTACGCCGCCGGTCCTCTCGTGGGCACCACCGATCAGGCGATCGTCGCCGCGGGCGACGGCGCGGACGTCGCGACGACGCTCGTCGAGGACTGGCTGGTCGACGAACGCGATTTCTGGCGAGCTATCGCGGTCCAGTACTGGGACTGGGTGCGGTACGACACCGAGCGCACCGACGACCGGCGCGAGCACATCGAGTCGTGGGTCCGCGACAGCGTCCCCGACGACGAGAACGTGAGCGAGGAGCGCATCGAGCGGGTCACAGCGTTCGTCGTCGAACACGACCGCTCGCAGTTCGTCGACGACGAAGAACGGACCGACCGCGAGGAACACGGACGCGAGCAGTTGCGGGACGTCCTGAACCGCTGA
- the msrA gene encoding peptide-methionine (S)-S-oxide reductase MsrA — translation MSKQATFGGGCFWCIEAALEELDGVTDVTSGYAGGDTENPTYREVCRGDTGHAEVVQVTYDEDELSYEDLLEVFFTVHDPTTVNRQGPDVGSQYRSIVLYHDDEQRELVEAFVAELEERDAFEDSIVTEVEPLEGFYEAEDEHQNYYENNPDAAYCTVNIAPKVSKVREQFAEQVQ, via the coding sequence ATGAGCAAGCAAGCCACGTTCGGCGGTGGGTGTTTCTGGTGTATCGAGGCGGCCCTCGAGGAACTGGACGGGGTGACCGACGTGACCTCCGGGTATGCAGGCGGCGACACGGAGAATCCGACGTACCGGGAGGTCTGCCGGGGGGACACGGGACACGCCGAGGTCGTCCAGGTCACCTACGACGAGGACGAACTCTCCTACGAGGACCTCCTGGAGGTCTTTTTCACCGTTCACGACCCGACGACGGTGAACCGCCAGGGGCCGGACGTCGGGTCGCAGTACCGCTCGATCGTGCTCTACCACGACGACGAGCAGCGCGAACTCGTCGAGGCGTTCGTCGCGGAACTCGAGGAACGCGACGCGTTCGAGGACTCCATCGTCACCGAGGTAGAGCCTTTAGAGGGGTTCTACGAGGCCGAAGACGAGCACCAGAACTACTACGAGAACAACCCCGACGCGGCCTACTGCACGGTCAACATCGCGCCGAAGGTGTCGAAGGTCCGGGAGCAGTTCGCCGAACAGGTCCAGTGA
- a CDS encoding AsnC family transcriptional regulator gives MAELDETDRRILELLAADARRPYSDIADDVGLSAPAVSERVSKLRGSGIINRFTVDVDHSALRGGSQVLVTLSPTPGDEDAVRESVSAADAVEHVFVTASGDVVCVANVPVENVRSWVTDVVDRDVLGSYDVEVLAESAWNPSVGNDIALACAECGNTVTNEGETAEVGGERHHFCCSSCRARFEERYERHESAA, from the coding sequence ATGGCCGAACTCGACGAGACAGACCGTAGAATCCTCGAGTTGCTCGCAGCGGATGCGAGACGACCGTACAGTGACATCGCGGACGACGTAGGCCTGTCGGCACCCGCGGTCTCAGAGCGCGTCTCGAAGCTCCGGGGGAGCGGCATCATAAACCGATTTACGGTTGATGTCGACCACTCCGCGCTCCGGGGTGGCAGTCAGGTGCTCGTGACGCTGTCGCCGACGCCCGGCGACGAGGACGCGGTCCGCGAGTCGGTCAGTGCGGCCGACGCTGTCGAGCACGTGTTCGTCACGGCGTCCGGGGACGTCGTCTGCGTGGCCAACGTTCCCGTCGAGAACGTCCGTTCCTGGGTGACCGACGTTGTCGACCGCGACGTCCTCGGGTCGTACGACGTCGAGGTGCTCGCGGAGTCCGCGTGGAACCCGAGCGTCGGGAACGACATCGCGCTCGCGTGTGCCGAGTGCGGGAACACCGTGACGAACGAGGGGGAAACGGCGGAGGTCGGCGGCGAGCGCCACCACTTCTGCTGTTCGTCGTGCCGCGCGCGCTTCGAGGAGCGCTACGAGCGACACGAGTCGGCGGCGTAG